A window of Roseburia hominis A2-183 genomic DNA:
TGTCAACACTCTTTTTACAGTTTTTTTAAAAAGTTTTCACGGATTTTCCCCTCACTGTCGGCAGCCCTTGTAATTCATGCCTTTTAGCGTGCAAAACCCGTTCCCAGAGACAGAAGAATATTGTTTTCATACAGTTCTTTCAGAAACGCACTCTGATTAATATAAGAAACAATCACTCTCCCCGTCTCTCCCGTACTGCAAAGGGCAACAATGTAAAACGCAATCCAGACGATGAGAAGCCCCTCCATCAGCCCCGCTAACATTCCCGTGAAACGGTTCACGCCTTTTAATATCGGAATATGCGATACAATTCCAAGCAGCGCCGAAATCACATGCACCAGAATCCATGAGAGAATCAGCACCGTCACAAACGCAATTCCCTGCACGATAAATCCTGCCAGGCTCTGCGCGATCCCTGCATATACCCCGGTCTCCGCAAGCACAGTGTCCGCTGCGCCGGAAGCCCCCGAAACGATCTGCGCCATCACAGATTCCGGAAGATCCAGCCCCAGTTCCCCGGCTTCTCCGTACTGTTCCACTGCGCCTTCTTCCATCTTTCCCTGCGCCGCACGCCGCACAGATTCCTCACACGCAGCTTCTATTTTTTCGTAAATAGTTGTATTCTCCTGTATCCACTGGCTGACATG
This region includes:
- a CDS encoding CvpA family protein, coding for MNWVLMLVLLVLVCCAIYGYTKGFLRIVFSLVAWVIVLVFVSWATPHVSQWIQENTTIYEKIEAACEESVRRAAQGKMEEGAVEQYGEAGELGLDLPESVMAQIVSGASGAADTVLAETGVYAGIAQSLAGFIVQGIAFVTVLILSWILVHVISALLGIVSHIPILKGVNRFTGMLAGLMEGLLIVWIAFYIVALCSTGETGRVIVSYINQSAFLKELYENNILLSLGTGFAR